From Leptospira limi, one genomic window encodes:
- a CDS encoding cytochrome c oxidase subunit 3 family protein: MTSVSSSSEFHHQHHFKSAEHQYASSKQGIWLFLCTEILMFGGLFVGYLIYHSLYPTVFKNGSETLDWKMGAVNTVVLLVSSFTMAAAINYVQRGLHKIAAIMLALTIACAAAFMVIKYFEYSHKFHVGTVPGKFSLVDPSCAAGGKRATCESKIAALLKNPAELEKNHVSAEEVSRLKAVISQPKWEMFYGFYFVMTGLHGIHVVAGALMIFWIFIKTLRRKVGPEYYTPVEGVGLFWHVVDLVWIYLFPLLYLVG; encoded by the coding sequence ATGACTTCCGTTAGTTCTTCAAGTGAATTTCATCACCAACACCATTTTAAGAGTGCAGAACACCAGTATGCCTCTTCCAAACAAGGAATTTGGTTATTCCTTTGCACAGAGATTCTTATGTTCGGTGGCCTATTCGTAGGTTACCTGATCTACCATTCTTTGTATCCTACCGTCTTTAAAAACGGTTCCGAAACATTAGATTGGAAAATGGGTGCAGTTAACACAGTTGTATTACTTGTGAGTTCGTTCACAATGGCTGCTGCTATTAACTATGTGCAACGTGGTCTTCATAAAATTGCTGCGATAATGCTTGCGTTAACAATTGCATGTGCAGCGGCATTTATGGTCATCAAATACTTCGAATATAGCCACAAGTTCCATGTTGGAACTGTTCCCGGCAAATTTTCGTTAGTTGACCCTTCTTGTGCAGCGGGTGGAAAACGAGCAACTTGTGAATCAAAAATTGCCGCTCTCCTCAAAAACCCAGCTGAACTTGAAAAAAACCATGTAAGTGCGGAAGAAGTCTCTCGCTTAAAAGCTGTGATCTCCCAACCAAAATGGGAAATGTTCTACGGTTTTTACTTTGTGATGACTGGTCTTCACGGGATCCACGTGGTTGCTGGTGCACTTATGATCTTCTGGATTTTCATCAAAACTCTCCGAAGAAAAGTTGGACCTGAATATTACACTCCTGTTGAAGGTGTAGGTCTATTTTGGCACGTAGTGGACTTGGTA